DNA from Pseudomonas putida:
ACTCAGTCAAATGGTTCGTGAACACAAATTGATGATGGCGGACAAGGAGTGTCATCCATAGCCCAGGATTCGTGGCCGTTCCCCTCTGCTCCTTTGGCCTATCGGCGCCCACACGGCGCCGTTTTTTTTGTGGGCCGCATGAAGCTGACGGAACTGTAATGCCGAGCTCAGCTTTCTGAAAGCGCAGCCTGGCTAATGTGACCCCAAGCCTGAACTCCATGGGCCGCACAGTAATCCGCCGAGGAACAACAGATGAACTCGATCAAAGCTCTCGTAATGGTTATCACTTTTGGAATGGCTGGCCTTGCTCTGGCTGAAGGTGGTGGCGACCGTACCTTTGCGAAAATGGAGGCTGCCCGCCAAACCGCCACTGAGGCGTATCAGCTTGCACAGCAGAAGACCGACAAGGCGCCGATGGCAAGCCAAAGCCATAAACACGGGCAGCATGAGAACTGCTAATCCGAGCTTACAGAAATGTAATCACTCGGGAATCTTTTATGTGGCAGTTTCAAATCGCTTTCTCCCACTGTGGCTTGCGCTTTCGAGCAAGTCCATAAGACTTGTGGGACCCCCAAGGAAGCCGGGTCTGCGATCGAGCGGCCCGGATATCAGCGAATTATCTGACTGACTGGACACTACGGCATGCACAGCAAAACCACGAGACGATCTTTCGTCAAAGGCCTGGCCGCTACTGG
Protein-coding regions in this window:
- a CDS encoding co-regulatory protein PtrA N-terminal domain-containing protein → MNSIKALVMVITFGMAGLALAEGGGDRTFAKMEAARQTATEAYQLAQQKTDKAPMASQSHKHGQHENC